The Rhodococcus sp. B50 DNA window CGCATGCGCCGCGACAACCGCGGTGCCCGGACCGTCGCGGCGGTGTCGGGATACGACATCTGGGGAACCCTCGTGACGGTTCGGGTACCACCCGAACGGTGAGGACAGTGCGGAAGGATGCGCAGGTGACCGAGAACAAGTACGTCGAACCGGGTGCGGAGTTCACCCGCGACACCAACTACATCCCCACCCGCATCACCGCCGACGGGCGCGACGGCTACCCCGTCGAAGCCGGGCGGTACCGGCTCGTCGCTGCCCGCGCCTGCCCGTGGGCCAACCGCACCCTGATCGTGCGGCGACTGCTCGGTCTCGAGGATGCCCTGTCGCTGGGATTGTGCGGCCCGACGCACGACGAGCGCAGCTGGACGTTCGATCTCGACCCGGGCGGCCTCGATCCCGTCCTCCGCATCCCGCGACTGCAGGACGCCTATCTCGCCCGCTACCCGGAATACGACCGCGGGATCACCGTCCCGGCCGTCGTGGACGTCCCCACAGGGCAGGTCGTGACGAACGACTATCCGCAGATCACCCTCGACTTCTCCACCGAGTGGACACAGTTCCACCGTGAGGGCGCACCGGATCTGTACCCCGAGGAACTGCGGGCCGAGATCGACGAAGTGGCCGAGCTCGTCTATCGGGACGTCAACAACGGCGTGTACCGGTGCGGCTTCGCCGGCTCGCAGGAGTCCTACGACAAGGCCTTCGACCGCCTGTTCGCCCGCCTCGACTGGCTCGAGGAACGCCTCGGGGCGCGACGTTATCTCGTGAGTGAGACCATCACCGAGGCCGACGTGCGCCTGTTCACCACGCTCGTCCGGTTCGATCCCGTCTACTACGGGCACTTCAAGTGCAACCGGAACCGGCTGGCGGACTTCCCGGCGCTGTGGGCGTACGCGCGCGATCTGTTCCAGACCCCCGGCTTCGGCGACACCATCGACTTCGTGCAGATCAAGCAGCACTACTACCTCGTGCACACCGACATCAATCCGACGGGCATCGTGCCGAAGGGACCGGACCTGTCGAACTGGCTCGACCCGCACGGTCGTGAGGCACTCGGCGGGCGGCCGTTCGGGGACGGCACACCGCCGCCCCCGCCGCGCCCGAGCGAGGTGGTCCCCGAAGGGCACGGCGCGATTGCGCGCTGACCGCACGGCGCGATTGCGCGCTGACCGGGAGTCCGACGGATCCCGCTACGACCGGCGCGGTCGGTAGGTGCCGATGCTCCAGTACACACCGTGCGGGTCGCGGCAGGTGAACCCGTGCGAGCCGTAGTCCTCGTCGCGGAGTTCGACGGTCACGGTCGCCCGCACCGCCGGGTCGTCGGCCTGCGCCGAGGCGAGCACCCTCTTGTACAGGGCATCGACGGTGGCGTCGTCGGGAAGCACGAGATAGGCCGTGCCCACGTCGGCGTGCTGATCGAGCGGCGACCCGCGACCGGTCGAGCCGAGCATGACGCCGCCGCCGTAGGGCCAGTGGAGGGCCGCGTGGTCGACGCACTCGCCCTCCCCGTAGACCTCCGTCTCGACGAATCCGAGAGTGTTCACGAGGAAGCGGATCGCGCCCCGGGCGTCGGTGTAGGCGAAGCACGGCCACACCGTGTCGACGGTGGGTGTGCCGGTCGCCGACTGCCGAGTGAAGTTCGTTGTGTTCGTCATGTCTTCGAGTGTCGGCTCCGCCGCCTCACTCGTCTTGGACGAATGGGAACACTTCGTCCTCGAGCCACCGGGACGGCGGCACGCCGGCCAGATCACGCCAGTCGCGGGCGAGATGTGCCTGGTCGTAGAAGCCGCATTCGGCGGCGACGTCCGCGAGTCGCCGGCCGGGGTCCGCCCGCAACATCCTCCGAGACCGGTCGAACCGCGCCACCCGCGCGACATCCTTCGGGGACAACCCGAACTCGCCGGCGCACCGGTTCGCAAGGTGGCGTCTGCTCCATCCGAGTTCGTCCGCGACGGCGCGGACCGGACGGGCGGGATCGGACACCAGCAGGCGCCAGGCGTGCACGAGGTGCCCGTCCGGGCCCGTCGACCGCGCGGAGATCAGGCGCCGCGCGAGCACCCGATCGAGAACACGGAAACGCTCGTCCCACGACCCGGCCGCGGCGATCCGGTCGAACAATTCCCGACCGTCGGCACCGATGACGTCCTCCAGATCGACGGCCCACGAACCGAGTGCGGCGGCAGGTACACCCAGCAGTGCGCGAGCGCCCGCCGGCGTGAGCGCGAGTTGCATCCCGTGCTGGCGTCCATCGTGGACGATGGGCACCGGTCGCGTCGACAGTCCTCCGGCGAGAGCATCGAAACGCTCCGGGGGCTGCCCGTCGCCCCGGGAGAGTTCGACAGGTTCGGAGATCGTGAGGATTACGGTGACCTCCGGAGAGGGCATACCCAGGTGGGTCCCCGGCGGGAAACCGTCGAGCCGATACCCCTCGTACGAACGTACGTAGGGTGTCAGCAGGGGCGCCGGACGCCGTCTGGCGCCGTCCGATACCCCGACTGCGGACCCGGTCATGGCACCAGCGTAGTGAGAGCAGTCCGGAAGACAAGAGCACCGGAGAACAGGGGCACGATGAGCAGCAAACCAGGCATCGCAGAGGCTTTCATCGTCAAGATGCTGGACAACGGCGCGAGGCTGCAGGGTCCCGCGGTGGCGAAGTACGTCGATCTCATGCGGCGCGCGCACCCCGACGAGTCCCCGGCGCAGATCATCGAGCGTCTCGAGAAGCAGTTCCTGCTCAGCGTCACGGGCAGTGGGTCGGCGGCCGGCGCGACCGCCGCCTTCCCCGGCGTCGGAACCCTCGCGGCCATCGGCGCGGTGGGCGCCGAGACGGCCTTCTTCTTCGAGGCGTCCGCGCTGCTCACTTTGGCCATCGCATCGGTGCACGGGATCGAACCCCACAGCCACGAGCAGCGCCGCGCGCTGGTGCTCGCGGTCTCGCTCGGCGATGCCGGCCGGGAGATCGTCGCGACCGCGACGGGCGCGTCGCTGCGCAACTGGCCCAAGGCGCTGACCACCGGCGCGGGCGGCACCCAGTTGAAGACGCTGAACAATTCGCTGGTCAAGAAGTTCATCCGCCGATACTTCGCCAAGCGGAGTCCGTTGCTGATCGGCAAGCTCGTCCCCGCGGGTATCGGTGCCGCCATCGGTGGTGTGGGCAACCGCGCGCTGGGCAAGCGGACGATCCAGCACGCGCGCGACGCCTTCGGTCCTCCCCCGGCCGCATGGCCCACCGCCCGTCCCGTCATCCCGGTGAGCGGAGAGGCCCCGATCATCGACGCCGGGGTTCCGGTACCGAAGGACTGACGGTGCCCGCCGACGGGAAGGTGTACGTCCGGGAGTCCGGTGCGGGACCGCGCACCGTCGTACTGCTGCACGGCTTCTCCGACCACGGCGGTACGTGGTGCAAGGTCGCACCGGCGATCGCCGAGCGTCATCGGGTGCTCACGGTCGACCTGCCCGGTTTCGGGCGCAGCGCGCAGCATTGGGAGACACCGGTGCTCGACCATTACGTCGACGTCGTGGCCGAACTCGTCGACGACGCCCCCGAGCCGGTGTCGCTGGTCGGGAACTCCCTCGGGGCGGTGACGGCGCTGGTGTTCGCGTCCGTCCACCCGTCCCGCGTCGATCGAGTGGTGCTCGCCGACATGCCGGGTCTCACCGGGATCCCCCGGTGGTGGACGCGGGGAGCGCAGGTACCGGTCGAACTGTCGCGCGCGTTGCTGCGTCCGCTGCCCGCCGCGGTGATGCAGCAGGCCATGGGCACCCTGTACGGGCGGGCGGCGGTGCATCGACGCGGCACCTTCGACCGGGCCGTGCGCGCGGCGTTCGCGGCAAACTACGCGACGCGCGAGCAGGTCGACACGCTGCTGACTGTCGGCCGGCACGCCATCGGCGAACTCGGCCGGCTGCCGATCCCGGAGATGGTGCACGCCCTCGACATGCCGGCCCTGCTGGTGTGGGGTGCGCGCGACCGGCTGACACCTGCTCACGCGGCGCGGCGCGTGCAGGCCGGCGGCAGGCGACGGGTCGTGATCATCCCCGATGCGGGGCACTGCCCCCAGCTCGACGCCCCGCGCGAATTCCTCGACGCCGTCCTGCCCTTCCTCGGATGACCCGTAAGCTCACGGCGACCGCGGCACGAGCCGCACCCACATCTCGACGACGCGGGGGTCCGTATCCGTGACAGCACCGTCAGCGCAACCGCCGTACGGCACACCCGATCCGCGGGTGCCCTCGGGGGCGCCCGGCGCGGGGATCGCCGTCCACGGCCTGAGCAAGGCGTTCGGCGACCACACCGCCGTGTCGAATCTGTGGTTCACGGTTCCGCCGGGGTCGATCACGGGTTTCCTCGGCCCCAACGGATCGGGTAAGACCACCACACTCGGCATGATGCTCGGTCTGATCCGGCCGAGTGCCGGGAACGCCTTCGTCGACGGCGTGCCGTTCACGGCCCTGCAGCAGCCGGCGCAGGTCGTCGGCGCCGTGCTCGACGCGCGCAGCGCCCATCCCAAGCACCGGGCGCTGACGCACCTGCAGATCTACTGCGCCGCGATCGGCGTACCCGACGAGCGGGCGAAGCAGATGCTCGACCTCGTCGGCCTGGGATCGGTCGCGAGACGTCGCCTCGGTGAGTTCTCCCTCGGCATGCGGCAGCGACTCGCCCTGGCGACGGCGCTGCTCGGGCAACCGCGTTATCTGGTGCTCGACGAACCGGCGAACGGACTCGACCCGGAGGGCATGGCCTGGCTGCGTGACTTCCTCCGCGCCTTCGCCGGCAACGGCGGGACCGTGCTGATCTCGAGTCACATCCTGCGGGAGATCGAGCAGATGGCCGACCGTCTCGTGGTCATCGCGAACGGGCACCTGGTCGCGGAGACCTCGATGACGGACCTGCGCGACGCCTACCGCTCGCGGGTGTTCGTCGCGTCCTCCGACCCGGCCCGCCTCGCGACGGCGCTCGCCGCGGCGGGGCACACCGATGCGCAGGTACAGCAGGACGGACGGCTCGCGGTGGTCGGTGCCGCTCCCGACCGCATCGCCGAGATCGCCGCTACCGCGGAGGTGAAGCTGTTCGGCACGAGTGTCGAACACGTCGATCTCGAGCAGGTGTACCTGGCGATGACGGCAGGTCGCTACGCGGCCGCTCCGGTTGCGCAGTACCCGGGGCACGGACCCCACCAACCCCAGGCCCAGCAGTACCCGCAAGCCCAGCAGTATCCACAAACCCAGCAGTATCCGCAGTCGCAGTGGGGGCAGGCGAACCGACCGCCGGCCGGACAAGGAGGCCCGACCGCATGACCGCGCTTCTCACCGCCGAGTTCCGCAAGGTCCTGAGCCTGCGCTACTGGTGGATCCTCGGCATCGCACCGCTGATGGTGGGCCTGTTCTGTGGCGCACTGACGCTGCCGGTCGCGCGGCAACTCGAATACGGCTTCGGCGACGGTGTCGCCGAGGCCGTCGCCGCCGCGGTCGGCATCTCCCTCGCACTGTCGCTGGTCTTCCTGTTCGCCGCGATCTTCGGTGCGGTGGCGACCGGCAGCGAGTTCGCGCACCGCACGATCGTGACGACCTTCCTCACCACGCGGGGCCGCGATCGCGTCGTCGGCGTGAAACTCGCGACCGTCGCCGTGATCGGGTTGCTGTACTGCATCGTCACGGAACTCGCGGCGGCCGCGACGCTCGTGTTGTTCGGCGGCGGCTTCGAGGGCGCCGACCTCGGGTCGGTTGCCAAAGTGCTGTTCATCGGCCTGTTCTGCGCGCTGATGTGGTCACTCATCGGAGCCGGGCTCGGCCTGCTCACACGATCCACGACGGGCAGTGTGCTCGCGATCTGCGCATGGGTGCCGTTCGGTGAGCTGATCGTCTCGCTCGTCCTGCACGGTCTCGGTCTCGGGACGCTCGCGTCGTACCTGCCGGCGCAGGTCACGTGGTACGTGCTGTTCTCGGCGGTGTCGCTGCCCGAGGACGTGACGCTGGAGATGACGTGGCCGCTGGCACCGTTGCTCCTGGTCTTCTGGACCGTGGTGCTGGGCGGTCTCGGCTGGTGGCGGACCCGAAACGCCGACATCGTCTGACGCAGCTCCCTGCGCCCCGGCGTTCTCCGACGGGCTCCGACCCGGTCTGTCGTCACGCGGCGCTAATGTCGGTTCGATGGCACACGACCCGATTCCGCGCTCGCCGGGATGGATTTCCCGGCTCGTCGCCGAATGCCTGAAACACCGCAGAACGGCTCTCGGGGCGCTGGCCGTCACCGTCGTCGCCGCCCTGATCGACATCACCTTCCCGCTGCTGACGAAAGTCGCGGTCGACAGTGCGACCGGGCAGGGCGATGTGCCCGCCGACGACCTGCGTCTGATCGGTCTCGCCGCAGGGGCGATCGCTGGCGGGGCAGTGATCCGGTTCGGCTGCCAGTACGGGCGGCGCATGCTCGCCGGACGTCTGTCGCTCGACGTGCAGCACGACCTGCGGTTGCGTCTGCTCGGCTCGCTCCAGCGTCTCGACGGTCACGGTCAGGACCGCATCCGCACCGGTCAGGTGGTCTCGCGGTCCATCACCGATCTGCAGCTCGTCCAGGGTCTGCTCGCGATGGTGCCGATGTCGGCGGGCGCGCTGTTGCAGTTCGTGCTCGCGCTGGTGATCATGATGTCGCTCTCACCACTGCTCACGCTGGTCGCGGTGGTCACGGTCCCGATCATCGGCGGCCTCGTCCGGGTGGTGCGCCCGAAGCTGTTCGCCGCGACGTGGTCGGCGCAGCAGCGCGCGGCCGATCTCGCCCAGCACGTCGAGGAGACCGTCACCGGGGTGCGGGTCGTGAAGGGATTCGGTCAGGAGTCCCGCGCCGTCGACCAGCTCGAGGAGCACGGTCGCCGGTTGTACGCGGAGCGTCTGCGCGCGGCCCGGATCAATGCGTGGTTCTCGGCCCCGCTGGGTGCGATCCCGCAGTTCGGGCTCGTCGCCACGATCGCGCTCGGCGGCTGGCTCGCCCTCGAAGGCGGGATCACCGTGGGTACCTTCGTGGCGTTCACCGCCTATGTGGCGACGATGACGGCGACGACCCGCACGCTGTCGCAGGTCGTGATCATGGCGCAACTGTCCCGCGCCGCCGTGGAGCGGGTGTACGAGGTGATCGACACCGAACCCGACGTCGCCGATCCTCCGCATCCCGTCGCGCTGCCCGACGGTCCGCTCGGGGTGCACCTGAAGGATGTGACGTTCGGCTTCGACGACGACCGGGACGTGCTGCGCGGACTCGACCTGGAGATCGCACCCGGCGAGACCGTCGCGATCGTCGGTCCGGCGGGCTCGGGCAAGACCGTGCTCTCGCTGCTGCTCCCCCGGTTCTACGCGCCGCGCCACGGATCGGTGTGCCTGACCGCCGACGGGCACGACATCGACGTCGGCACCCTGCGCGCCGACGACCTGCGCGGTGCGGTCGGTCTCGTCTTCGACGAGCCGTTCCTGTTCTCGGATTCGGTCGCGTCCAACATCGCCCTCGGCCGACCCGACGCGTCGGACGACGAGATCCGGGCCGCTGCGGCAGCGGCGCGCGCCGACGACTTCGTCGATGCGCTGCCCGAGGGCTACGACACCGTCGTCGGCGAACGCGGCCTGACGCTGTCCGGCGGGCAGCGACAGCGGGTCGCGCTGGCGCGGGCACTGCTCGTCGATCCGCGGGTGCTGATCCTCGACGACGCCACCTCCGCGGTCGACGCCGAGACGGAGGCCGCGATCTACGGCGCGCTGCGGGCCGGCCGACGCCGCACGACGCTCGTGCTCGCTCATCGGCGATCGACGCTCGCGCTCGCCGACCGGGTCGCCGTGCTCGACGACGGACGCATCGTCGACATCGGAACGGTCGACGAACTCGATCACCGCAGTCCCGTCTTCCGGCGTCTGCTCTCGACCGACGAGGACGTCGTGCCGGCTCCGGAGCGTCCGGTGGCGGCCGGCGAGTTGTGGCCGGAGCGGCCCGGCGACGAGCCGTCCGGGGCCGTCGTCGACACGGCGGTCGCCGGTGGCGGTCGGGGCGGACCGGCGGGCGGTGGTGGTCGCGGCGGACCTATGACGGGTGCGCTCGGCGCGGTGGCGCCGACCCCGGAACTGCGCGCTGCGGTCGCGGCGCTTCCCCCCGCCACCGAGACCCCCGGGAGCGATCCGGCCCTGCAGTCCGACTCCCTGCGCCTGCCCGACCCGCAGTTCCGCCTGTGGACGACGCTGCGCCCGGTGCGTGCCCTGCTCGCACTCGTCGTGCTGTGCCTCGCGGTGGAGTCGCTGACGAGCATCGCGTTCCCGTCGCTCGTGCGGTTCGCCGTCGACCGCGGGGTGACCCCGGCCGAGCCGTCGCGGTTGTGGCAGGCGACCGCCGTGGGTGTGGTCCTCGCGCTGCTCGGCTGGATCGCGGTCGCGATCCTGACCGTGCTCACCGCGCGCGCGGGCGAGCGGGTGCTGTTCGGGCTGCGCGTGCGCTCGTACGCACACCTGCAGCGACTCGGACTCGACTATTACGAACGCGAACTGTCGGGCCGGATCATGACCCGGATGACGACCGACGTGGACGCGTTGTCGCAGTTCATCCAGACCGGCCTGTCCACCGCGGTGGTGGCGGTGTTGACTCTCACCGGCATCTCGATCGCGCTGATCGCGACCGACCTGTCCCTGGCCCTGGTGGTGCTGGCGGTGCTGCCCATCCTGACGGTCGCGACCCTGTGGTTCCGGAAGATCTCGGGCACGGCGTACGCGCAGTCCCGCGAACGCATATCCCTGGTGAATGCGGATTTCCAGGAGAACGTCACGGGTCTGCGCGCCGCGCAGGCCTACCGCCGCGAGGAGACCGCCGCCCGTCGTTTCGCCGAGCGCGCGGAGGCCTATCGGCGCAGCCGCCTGCGCTCGCAACGGGCGATCTCGCTGTATTTCCCGTTCATCACCTTCCTGTCCGACCTCGCGCTCGCCGCGGTCGTCTTCGTCGGGGCGCGGGAGGTGGCGTCGGGTGCGGTCGGGCCGGGTGTACTGATCGCGTTCGTGCTGTACCTGAACCTGCTGTTCGCACCCATCCAGCAGTTGTCGCAGGTCTTCGACGGCTACCAGCAGGCAAGGGTGGGTCTGCACCGGATCGGCGACCTCCTGCGGACCGAGAGTTCACTCGAGT harbors:
- a CDS encoding glutathione S-transferase family protein, with the protein product MTENKYVEPGAEFTRDTNYIPTRITADGRDGYPVEAGRYRLVAARACPWANRTLIVRRLLGLEDALSLGLCGPTHDERSWTFDLDPGGLDPVLRIPRLQDAYLARYPEYDRGITVPAVVDVPTGQVVTNDYPQITLDFSTEWTQFHREGAPDLYPEELRAEIDEVAELVYRDVNNGVYRCGFAGSQESYDKAFDRLFARLDWLEERLGARRYLVSETITEADVRLFTTLVRFDPVYYGHFKCNRNRLADFPALWAYARDLFQTPGFGDTIDFVQIKQHYYLVHTDINPTGIVPKGPDLSNWLDPHGREALGGRPFGDGTPPPPPRPSEVVPEGHGAIAR
- a CDS encoding VOC family protein, giving the protein MTNTTNFTRQSATGTPTVDTVWPCFAYTDARGAIRFLVNTLGFVETEVYGEGECVDHAALHWPYGGGVMLGSTGRGSPLDQHADVGTAYLVLPDDATVDALYKRVLASAQADDPAVRATVTVELRDEDYGSHGFTCRDPHGVYWSIGTYRPRRS
- a CDS encoding AraC family transcriptional regulator — translated: MTGSAVGVSDGARRRPAPLLTPYVRSYEGYRLDGFPPGTHLGMPSPEVTVILTISEPVELSRGDGQPPERFDALAGGLSTRPVPIVHDGRQHGMQLALTPAGARALLGVPAAALGSWAVDLEDVIGADGRELFDRIAAAGSWDERFRVLDRVLARRLISARSTGPDGHLVHAWRLLVSDPARPVRAVADELGWSRRHLANRCAGEFGLSPKDVARVARFDRSRRMLRADPGRRLADVAAECGFYDQAHLARDWRDLAGVPPSRWLEDEVFPFVQDE
- a CDS encoding alpha/beta fold hydrolase, coding for MPADGKVYVRESGAGPRTVVLLHGFSDHGGTWCKVAPAIAERHRVLTVDLPGFGRSAQHWETPVLDHYVDVVAELVDDAPEPVSLVGNSLGAVTALVFASVHPSRVDRVVLADMPGLTGIPRWWTRGAQVPVELSRALLRPLPAAVMQQAMGTLYGRAAVHRRGTFDRAVRAAFAANYATREQVDTLLTVGRHAIGELGRLPIPEMVHALDMPALLVWGARDRLTPAHAARRVQAGGRRRVVIIPDAGHCPQLDAPREFLDAVLPFLG
- a CDS encoding ABC transporter ATP-binding protein, which translates into the protein MPSGAPGAGIAVHGLSKAFGDHTAVSNLWFTVPPGSITGFLGPNGSGKTTTLGMMLGLIRPSAGNAFVDGVPFTALQQPAQVVGAVLDARSAHPKHRALTHLQIYCAAIGVPDERAKQMLDLVGLGSVARRRLGEFSLGMRQRLALATALLGQPRYLVLDEPANGLDPEGMAWLRDFLRAFAGNGGTVLISSHILREIEQMADRLVVIANGHLVAETSMTDLRDAYRSRVFVASSDPARLATALAAAGHTDAQVQQDGRLAVVGAAPDRIAEIAATAEVKLFGTSVEHVDLEQVYLAMTAGRYAAAPVAQYPGHGPHQPQAQQYPQAQQYPQTQQYPQSQWGQANRPPAGQGGPTA
- a CDS encoding ABC transporter permease, with the protein product MTALLTAEFRKVLSLRYWWILGIAPLMVGLFCGALTLPVARQLEYGFGDGVAEAVAAAVGISLALSLVFLFAAIFGAVATGSEFAHRTIVTTFLTTRGRDRVVGVKLATVAVIGLLYCIVTELAAAATLVLFGGGFEGADLGSVAKVLFIGLFCALMWSLIGAGLGLLTRSTTGSVLAICAWVPFGELIVSLVLHGLGLGTLASYLPAQVTWYVLFSAVSLPEDVTLEMTWPLAPLLLVFWTVVLGGLGWWRTRNADIV
- a CDS encoding ABC transporter ATP-binding protein; amino-acid sequence: MAHDPIPRSPGWISRLVAECLKHRRTALGALAVTVVAALIDITFPLLTKVAVDSATGQGDVPADDLRLIGLAAGAIAGGAVIRFGCQYGRRMLAGRLSLDVQHDLRLRLLGSLQRLDGHGQDRIRTGQVVSRSITDLQLVQGLLAMVPMSAGALLQFVLALVIMMSLSPLLTLVAVVTVPIIGGLVRVVRPKLFAATWSAQQRAADLAQHVEETVTGVRVVKGFGQESRAVDQLEEHGRRLYAERLRAARINAWFSAPLGAIPQFGLVATIALGGWLALEGGITVGTFVAFTAYVATMTATTRTLSQVVIMAQLSRAAVERVYEVIDTEPDVADPPHPVALPDGPLGVHLKDVTFGFDDDRDVLRGLDLEIAPGETVAIVGPAGSGKTVLSLLLPRFYAPRHGSVCLTADGHDIDVGTLRADDLRGAVGLVFDEPFLFSDSVASNIALGRPDASDDEIRAAAAAARADDFVDALPEGYDTVVGERGLTLSGGQRQRVALARALLVDPRVLILDDATSAVDAETEAAIYGALRAGRRRTTLVLAHRRSTLALADRVAVLDDGRIVDIGTVDELDHRSPVFRRLLSTDEDVVPAPERPVAAGELWPERPGDEPSGAVVDTAVAGGGRGGPAGGGGRGGPMTGALGAVAPTPELRAAVAALPPATETPGSDPALQSDSLRLPDPQFRLWTTLRPVRALLALVVLCLAVESLTSIAFPSLVRFAVDRGVTPAEPSRLWQATAVGVVLALLGWIAVAILTVLTARAGERVLFGLRVRSYAHLQRLGLDYYERELSGRIMTRMTTDVDALSQFIQTGLSTAVVAVLTLTGISIALIATDLSLALVVLAVLPILTVATLWFRKISGTAYAQSRERISLVNADFQENVTGLRAAQAYRREETAARRFAERAEAYRRSRLRSQRAISLYFPFITFLSDLALAAVVFVGAREVASGAVGPGVLIAFVLYLNLLFAPIQQLSQVFDGYQQARVGLHRIGDLLRTESSLESAQEGTVAVTGHLRGDVDLREVGFRYREAEREALSGVDLTIPAGSTVALVGRTGAGKSTVVKLLARFYDPTSGSVRVDGTDLRRYRLRDYRGRLGVVPQEAHLFTGTVATNIAYGRPDATREEIEAAARAVGALDMVAGLPGGMNHPVGERGQGLSAGQRQLIALARAELVDPDLLLLDEATATLDPATEKAVLEAGARVARSRTAVVVAHRLATAARADLVVVIDDGRIVECGPHDELRRAGGLYTTLWQLATGGLVPEEPEALLTSATEGSNMRSSSRL